Proteins from a single region of Streptomyces sp. Tu 3180:
- a CDS encoding 2Fe-2S iron-sulfur cluster-binding protein — protein sequence MTDDQHGEGTPRGGGRWDPLPQGDYDDGATAFVKLPEGGVDALLDSLESPLAAPGHGYVPPQITVAPATTGTDPAATGTWPVPGAPADGAGWHDPRAAQAQAGHPGQEPGADAAPRHTGQDDRFTYDPGASGQWGFEEAPAAENPAPGHDVTGQWSIPVAGGDLPDESGEFTTSALVEQWGGNPPATLPGGAPAPWATQAIGQPWGPGVPGVPQEQDGAHPDAQPGPDDASAPRYPAGPDGYGGQPARDGAASGQRAGEHGSEWPGAAGHAPVWPDAGHAPEPPAADHAPEQPAHAGPRSSGAPQPFATEGYAGSAAQPQWETGAQEYPGTGAEAVQEYPGTGAEAADGASAGLREHPHPGSQDASGADAAPEAVVEAVEAVEAAHEAAETAHEALEAAHGASEAVQGQAEPSADTDRTGPEADAGPEPAADDDGAPAAGSASPGTATAQDTPDPAGSPDASDAPGDPAPSEAPAPDGSAPPHDPPPGAPYDDHPLASYVLRVNGSDRPVTDAWIGESLLYVLRERLGLAGAKDGCSQGECGACNVQVDGRLVASCLVPAVTAAGSEVRTVEGLAQDGRPSDVQRALARCGAVQCGFCVPGMAMTVHDLLEGNPAPTELETRQALCGNLCRCSGYRGVVEAVKEVVAEREAHAAAPEPESDPGPGPDTDADAPRIPHQAGPGAGGVNPSAFGPTGPHDPHDQPYGQDGGQA from the coding sequence GTGACCGACGACCAGCACGGAGAGGGCACGCCCCGGGGCGGCGGCCGCTGGGACCCGTTGCCCCAGGGCGACTACGACGACGGCGCCACCGCCTTCGTGAAGCTTCCCGAGGGGGGCGTCGACGCCCTGCTGGACTCCCTGGAGAGTCCGCTCGCCGCGCCCGGCCACGGCTACGTGCCGCCGCAGATCACGGTGGCCCCCGCGACCACCGGCACCGACCCCGCGGCCACCGGCACCTGGCCGGTCCCGGGCGCGCCCGCCGACGGAGCCGGGTGGCACGACCCGCGGGCCGCCCAGGCGCAGGCCGGGCACCCCGGGCAGGAGCCCGGGGCGGACGCGGCCCCGCGGCACACGGGGCAGGACGACCGGTTCACGTACGACCCCGGCGCCTCCGGGCAGTGGGGCTTCGAGGAGGCGCCCGCCGCGGAGAACCCCGCGCCGGGCCACGACGTCACCGGCCAGTGGTCGATCCCCGTCGCCGGCGGCGACCTCCCGGACGAGTCGGGCGAGTTCACCACCTCCGCCCTGGTCGAACAGTGGGGCGGCAACCCCCCGGCCACCCTTCCGGGCGGCGCCCCCGCCCCCTGGGCCACCCAGGCCATCGGGCAGCCGTGGGGACCCGGCGTGCCCGGGGTCCCGCAGGAGCAGGACGGCGCGCACCCGGACGCGCAGCCCGGCCCGGACGACGCCTCCGCACCCCGGTACCCCGCCGGTCCGGACGGGTACGGCGGGCAGCCCGCCCGGGACGGGGCCGCGTCCGGGCAGCGGGCCGGCGAGCACGGGTCCGAGTGGCCCGGCGCCGCGGGACACGCCCCCGTCTGGCCGGACGCCGGCCACGCGCCCGAGCCGCCCGCGGCGGATCACGCACCGGAGCAGCCCGCGCACGCCGGGCCCCGGTCGTCCGGCGCGCCCCAGCCGTTCGCCACCGAGGGGTACGCGGGATCCGCCGCCCAGCCGCAGTGGGAGACCGGCGCGCAGGAGTACCCCGGGACCGGCGCGGAGGCCGTCCAGGAGTACCCCGGCACCGGCGCGGAGGCCGCCGACGGCGCCTCGGCCGGACTCCGGGAGCACCCGCACCCCGGCTCCCAGGACGCCTCCGGGGCCGACGCGGCCCCCGAGGCCGTCGTCGAGGCCGTCGAGGCCGTGGAAGCCGCACACGAGGCCGCCGAGACCGCACACGAGGCCCTGGAGGCCGCACACGGGGCCTCCGAGGCCGTCCAGGGGCAGGCGGAGCCCTCCGCCGACACCGACCGGACCGGCCCGGAGGCGGACGCCGGACCGGAACCCGCCGCCGACGACGACGGCGCACCGGCGGCCGGCTCCGCGTCCCCGGGCACCGCGACCGCGCAGGACACCCCGGACCCCGCCGGCTCCCCGGACGCTTCGGACGCCCCGGGCGACCCCGCCCCGTCCGAGGCCCCCGCGCCGGACGGCTCGGCGCCGCCGCACGACCCGCCGCCCGGCGCCCCGTACGACGACCATCCTCTGGCCTCCTACGTGCTCCGCGTCAACGGCTCCGACCGGCCGGTCACGGACGCCTGGATCGGCGAGTCGCTGCTCTACGTGCTGCGCGAGCGGCTCGGCCTCGCCGGTGCCAAGGACGGCTGCTCGCAGGGCGAGTGCGGCGCCTGCAACGTGCAGGTCGACGGCCGGCTCGTGGCGTCCTGCCTGGTCCCGGCCGTCACCGCGGCCGGCAGCGAGGTCCGTACCGTCGAGGGCCTGGCCCAGGACGGCCGGCCCTCGGACGTGCAGCGGGCGCTCGCGCGGTGCGGCGCCGTGCAGTGCGGATTCTGCGTGCCGGGCATGGCGATGACCGTGCACGACCTGCTGGAGGGCAACCCGGCGCCCACCGAGCTGGAGACCCGCCAGGCCCTGTGCGGCAACCTGTGCCGGTGCTCCGGCTACCGGGGCGTCGTGGAGGCCGTCAAGGAGGTCGTCGCCGAACGCGAGGCGCACGCCGCGGCCCCCGAGCCCGAGTCCGATCCCGGCCCCGGTCCGGACACGGACGCCGACGCGCCCCGCATCCCGCACCAGGCGGGCCCCGGCGCCGGCGGCGTCAACCCCTCCGCGTTCGGACCCACCGGACCGCACGACCCGCACGACCAGCCCTACGGCCAGGACGGAGGCCAGGCGTGA
- a CDS encoding beta-N-acetylhexosaminidase: MTELIPAPRSLVAGSGEVRLTAHSRLHTAPGTEGVGRWLRTVLWQATGLPLREGRGPGDPGDTEGDGIGLRLDPALGPEEYRLVSDRDGVLVDGGGAAGVFWGAQTLRQLLGPDAYRRAPLDRDRAWTVPHVRIEDAPRFRWRGLMLDTARHFIPKEGVLRYIDLMAVHKLNVLHLHLTDDQGWRIEIRRYPRLTEIGSWRARTKIGHRASPLWDDRPHGGHYTQDDIREIVAYAAERHIGVVPEIDVPGHSQAAIAAYPELGNTDVVDTASLAVWDTWGINPNVLAPTDHTLRFYEGVLEEVLELFPPFPADTGAATPPAPLSSFSSFVHIGGDECVKDQWRASATAQRRIADLGLKDEDALQSWFIGHFAGWLAARGRRLIGWDEILEGGLAPGAAVSSWRGYAGGVAAARAGHDVVMCPEQQVYLDHRQDAGPDEPVPIGYVRTLEDVYRFEPVPPELTPEEAGRVLGTQANVWTEVMEDLGRVDYQVFPRLAALAEVAWSFLPAPAERDVAGFERRMTAHYRRLDALGVAYRPPAGPRPWQKRPGVLGRPIDGAPPNR, encoded by the coding sequence GTGACCGAACTGATTCCAGCGCCCCGCAGCCTCGTCGCCGGTTCCGGCGAGGTACGGCTGACGGCGCACTCCCGGCTTCACACCGCCCCCGGGACGGAGGGCGTCGGCCGGTGGCTGCGCACCGTCCTCTGGCAGGCGACCGGCCTGCCGCTGCGCGAGGGACGGGGCCCCGGCGACCCCGGCGACACCGAGGGCGACGGCATCGGGCTCCGGCTCGATCCCGCACTCGGTCCCGAGGAGTACCGCCTCGTCAGCGACCGCGACGGCGTCCTCGTCGACGGCGGCGGCGCGGCCGGTGTCTTCTGGGGCGCCCAGACGCTGCGCCAGCTCCTCGGCCCCGACGCCTACCGCAGGGCCCCGCTCGACCGCGACCGGGCCTGGACGGTGCCGCACGTCAGGATCGAGGACGCCCCCCGGTTCCGCTGGCGCGGCCTGATGCTCGACACCGCCCGGCACTTCATCCCCAAGGAAGGCGTGCTGCGCTATATCGACCTGATGGCGGTGCACAAACTCAACGTCCTGCACCTGCACCTGACGGACGACCAGGGATGGCGCATCGAGATCCGGCGGTACCCGAGACTGACGGAGATCGGCTCCTGGCGCGCCCGGACGAAAATCGGCCACCGCGCGTCACCCCTGTGGGACGACAGGCCGCACGGCGGTCACTACACCCAGGACGACATCCGCGAGATCGTCGCCTACGCCGCCGAGCGGCATATCGGTGTGGTCCCGGAAATCGACGTGCCCGGCCACTCGCAGGCCGCCATCGCCGCCTATCCGGAACTCGGCAACACCGACGTCGTCGACACCGCCTCGCTGGCCGTCTGGGACACCTGGGGGATCAATCCGAACGTCCTCGCCCCCACCGACCACACCCTGCGCTTCTACGAAGGGGTGCTCGAGGAAGTCCTCGAACTGTTCCCCCCGTTCCCCGCGGACACCGGCGCGGCCACCCCGCCGGCCCCGCTTTCCTCGTTCTCCTCGTTCGTCCACATCGGCGGCGACGAATGCGTGAAGGACCAGTGGCGCGCGTCGGCCACCGCGCAACGGCGGATCGCCGACCTCGGACTGAAGGACGAGGACGCGCTCCAGTCCTGGTTCATCGGGCATTTCGCCGGCTGGCTCGCCGCGCGGGGACGGCGGCTGATCGGCTGGGACGAGATCCTCGAGGGCGGCCTCGCCCCGGGCGCCGCGGTGTCCTCCTGGCGCGGGTACGCGGGCGGCGTCGCCGCCGCCCGCGCGGGACACGACGTGGTCATGTGCCCCGAGCAGCAGGTGTACCTGGACCACCGGCAGGACGCGGGCCCCGACGAGCCGGTGCCGATCGGGTACGTGCGCACCCTGGAGGACGTCTACCGGTTCGAGCCCGTCCCCCCGGAGCTGACCCCCGAGGAGGCCGGGCGGGTGCTGGGCACCCAGGCCAACGTGTGGACCGAGGTGATGGAGGACCTGGGGCGCGTGGACTACCAGGTCTTCCCCCGGCTCGCCGCCCTCGCCGAGGTCGCCTGGAGCTTCCTGCCCGCCCCCGCCGAACGCGACGTCGCCGGCTTCGAGCGGCGGATGACCGCCCACTACCGGCGCCTCGACGCCCTGGGCGTCGCCTACCGGCCGCCCGCCGGCCCCCGGCCCTGGCAGAAGCGCCCGGGCGTGCTGGGGCGCCCGATCGACGGCGCGCCCCCGAACCGGTGA
- a CDS encoding FAD binding domain-containing protein, protein MSTHAPQAAQAVTLPTTLDEAVAALGAMPAAVPVAGGTDLMAAVNSGQLRPAALVGLGRISEIRGWQYLDGHALLGAGLTHARMGRPDFAALIPALAASARAAGPPHIRNAGTLGGNIASAAPTGDALPVLAALEATLIIAGPGGARREIPVSHLLAGVDMLRAGELIGYVRVPLLHAPQVFLKATGRTGPGRAVASVALVLDPARRGVRCAVGAIAPMPLRPLEAEQWVAQLIDWDNNRAIVPEALHAFGEYVAAACIPDAAPGEDGTVPPLPPAVLHLRRTVAALARRALGRALS, encoded by the coding sequence TTGAGCACGCACGCACCGCAGGCGGCGCAGGCCGTCACGCTGCCCACGACCCTGGACGAGGCCGTGGCGGCGCTCGGGGCCATGCCGGCCGCCGTGCCCGTCGCGGGCGGCACCGACCTGATGGCCGCCGTCAACTCCGGGCAGCTCAGGCCCGCCGCGCTGGTCGGCCTCGGCAGGATCAGCGAGATCCGCGGCTGGCAGTACCTGGACGGCCACGCGCTGCTCGGCGCCGGCCTCACCCACGCGCGCATGGGCCGCCCCGACTTCGCCGCCCTCATCCCGGCGCTCGCCGCCTCCGCGCGGGCCGCCGGACCGCCGCACATCCGCAACGCCGGCACCCTGGGCGGCAACATCGCCTCCGCCGCCCCCACCGGGGACGCGCTGCCGGTGCTGGCCGCGCTGGAGGCGACGCTGATCATCGCGGGCCCGGGCGGCGCCCGCCGGGAGATCCCGGTGTCGCACCTGCTGGCCGGGGTGGACATGCTGCGCGCCGGTGAGCTCATCGGCTACGTGCGCGTGCCGCTGCTGCACGCCCCCCAGGTCTTCCTGAAGGCGACCGGCCGCACCGGCCCCGGCCGCGCCGTCGCCTCCGTCGCCCTCGTGCTCGACCCCGCCCGCCGGGGGGTCCGCTGCGCGGTGGGCGCCATAGCGCCGATGCCGCTGCGGCCCCTGGAGGCCGAGCAGTGGGTCGCGCAGCTCATCGACTGGGACAACAACCGCGCGATCGTGCCGGAGGCGCTGCACGCGTTCGGGGAGTACGTCGCCGCGGCCTGCATCCCCGACGCGGCGCCCGGCGAGGACGGCACCGTCCCACCGCTTCCGCCCGCGGTACTGCACCTGCGGCGCACCGTCGCCGCGCTGGCCCGACGAGCACTGGGGAGGGCGCTGTCGTGA
- a CDS encoding SUKH-4 family immunity protein: MSTTCTAATAAITLTEADLGPYVTHASTCRRPTGPGLPGDTVPFDFAELCGEGGARPAAYFFHDRPDPMDRRPLAPSLPTLVRFAAVTDELAGLRGQFAARAGRCGTEAAARATRLLLAVFEEGADGAPAPFRRMAALIRPLALAAGPGTASGLALDLPVRLLDREFGRGGVVRFEEVDLPAALTHEPTRRFLCGTGLPEDGFLFRPDTELPLRTLTEYYADERPGEFPAGRLPARADHLIRLGHLVEGGSPVVDGTTGTVWSWSEPEAVLHPLNTDVSTFASTLWLLRRERAADEEPGHALTGEACDRLAMTMIQALSSLDPAGTATDADWHYWTELFRDEAGGVL, translated from the coding sequence ATGAGCACGACCTGCACCGCCGCCACGGCGGCGATCACACTCACCGAGGCGGACCTCGGCCCGTACGTCACGCACGCGTCCACGTGCCGCCGGCCGACCGGCCCCGGACTGCCCGGCGACACCGTCCCGTTCGACTTCGCGGAGCTGTGCGGCGAGGGGGGTGCGCGCCCGGCGGCGTACTTCTTCCACGACCGCCCCGACCCGATGGACCGCCGGCCGCTCGCCCCGTCCCTGCCGACCCTGGTGCGGTTCGCCGCGGTGACGGACGAACTGGCGGGACTGCGCGGCCAGTTCGCCGCCCGCGCGGGCCGCTGCGGCACCGAGGCGGCCGCCCGGGCGACCCGGCTGCTGCTGGCGGTGTTCGAGGAGGGCGCGGACGGCGCGCCGGCGCCGTTCCGGCGGATGGCCGCGCTGATCCGCCCGCTGGCCCTGGCGGCGGGCCCCGGCACGGCCTCGGGCCTGGCCCTGGACCTCCCCGTCCGCCTCCTGGACCGGGAGTTCGGGCGGGGCGGGGTGGTCCGCTTCGAGGAGGTCGACCTCCCCGCCGCGCTCACGCACGAGCCGACCCGCCGCTTCCTGTGCGGGACGGGCCTGCCGGAGGACGGCTTCCTCTTCCGGCCGGACACCGAGCTGCCCCTGCGCACCCTCACGGAGTACTACGCCGACGAACGCCCCGGCGAGTTCCCGGCCGGCCGCCTCCCCGCCCGCGCCGACCACCTGATACGCCTCGGACACCTGGTCGAGGGCGGCAGCCCGGTCGTCGACGGGACCACGGGGACGGTCTGGAGCTGGAGCGAGCCGGAGGCCGTCCTGCACCCCCTGAACACGGACGTCTCCACCTTCGCCTCCACCCTCTGGCTGCTCCGCCGCGAGCGCGCCGCCGACGAGGAGCCGGGCCACGCGCTGACCGGCGAGGCCTGCGACCGGCTGGCGATGACGATGATCCAGGCCCTGTCCTCCCTCGACCCGGCGGGCACCGCGACCGACGCGGACTGGCACTACTGGACGGAACTCTTCCGGGACGAGGCGGGCGGGGTGCTGTGA
- a CDS encoding sugar ABC transporter permease has product MEHERPARSTAPAPRTPRGRRPGLTPWLYLAPALVVLGALLAYPIYQLGLISLFHYTQAQVSGGEPTTFEGFGNYAELFADERFWQVLLATVLFAAACVVCTLAVGCALAVLLTRVRAVPRLALMLAALGAWATPAVTGSTVWLFLFDADFGPVNRVLGLGDHSWTYGRSSAFLLVLLEVVWCSFPFVMVTVYAGIRAVPSEVLEAAALDGASQWRIWRSVLAPMLRPILVVVTIQSVIWDFKVFTQIYVMTNGGGIAGQNLVLNVYAYQQAFASSRYSLGAAIGVVMLLILLAVTLVHLRLLRRQGEEL; this is encoded by the coding sequence GTGGAGCACGAGCGCCCGGCGCGCTCCACGGCCCCCGCACCCCGCACCCCGCGAGGCCGCCGGCCGGGCCTCACCCCCTGGCTCTACCTCGCCCCCGCGCTCGTCGTCCTCGGCGCGCTGCTCGCCTACCCCATCTACCAGCTCGGCCTGATCTCGCTCTTCCACTACACCCAGGCCCAGGTCAGCGGCGGGGAACCCACCACCTTCGAGGGGTTCGGCAACTACGCCGAACTCTTCGCCGACGAGCGGTTCTGGCAGGTGCTGCTGGCCACCGTGCTGTTCGCCGCGGCCTGCGTGGTCTGCACGCTCGCCGTGGGCTGCGCGCTCGCCGTGCTCCTCACACGGGTGCGGGCCGTGCCCCGGCTCGCGCTGATGCTGGCCGCGCTGGGCGCCTGGGCGACCCCGGCCGTCACCGGCTCCACGGTCTGGCTGTTCCTCTTCGACGCCGACTTCGGCCCGGTCAACCGGGTGCTGGGCCTCGGCGACCACTCCTGGACGTACGGGAGGTCCAGCGCCTTCCTCCTCGTCCTGCTCGAAGTGGTCTGGTGCTCCTTCCCGTTCGTGATGGTGACGGTCTACGCCGGCATCCGCGCCGTACCGTCCGAGGTGCTGGAGGCCGCGGCCCTGGACGGCGCCTCGCAGTGGCGGATCTGGCGCTCGGTGCTCGCGCCGATGCTCCGGCCGATCCTCGTCGTCGTCACGATCCAGTCGGTGATCTGGGACTTCAAGGTCTTCACCCAGATCTACGTCATGACGAACGGCGGCGGCATCGCGGGCCAGAACCTGGTCCTGAACGTCTACGCCTACCAGCAGGCGTTCGCGTCCTCGCGGTACAGCCTCGGCGCGGCGATCGGCGTGGTGATGCTGCTGATCCTGCTCGCCGTCACGCTGGTGCATCTGCGGCTGCTGCGCCGCCAGGGGGAGGAACTGTGA
- a CDS encoding carbohydrate ABC transporter permease has protein sequence MNLVRRFVRRPGRTVAEATALLTAAVVAFPLYWMVLGAFKPAGEIESAEPRPWTSAPTLDSFRRVFGQQEFGRYFVNSVVVALAVVIASALIAFLAATAVTRFRFRMRTTLLIMFLVAQMVPVEALTIPLFFLMRDFGQLNTLWSLILPHIAFSLPFAIWMLRGFVKAVPEALEEAAYIDGASRARFLWQILFPLVLPGLVATSVFSFISTWNDFLFARSFIISDISQSTLPMALLVFYKPDEPDWGGVMAASTVMTIPVLVFFVLVQRRLVSGLGGAVKD, from the coding sequence GTGAATCTTGTGCGCCGGTTCGTCCGGCGCCCGGGGCGGACGGTGGCCGAGGCGACGGCGCTGCTGACCGCCGCCGTGGTGGCCTTCCCGCTGTACTGGATGGTGCTCGGCGCCTTCAAGCCGGCCGGGGAGATCGAGTCGGCCGAACCGCGCCCCTGGACGTCGGCGCCCACGCTCGACTCCTTCCGGCGGGTGTTCGGACAGCAGGAATTCGGCCGGTACTTCGTCAACAGCGTCGTCGTCGCCCTCGCCGTGGTGATCGCCTCGGCGCTGATCGCCTTTCTCGCCGCGACCGCCGTGACGCGTTTCCGGTTCCGTATGCGGACCACCCTGCTGATCATGTTCCTGGTGGCCCAGATGGTGCCCGTGGAGGCGCTGACCATCCCGTTGTTCTTCCTCATGCGGGACTTCGGTCAGCTGAACACGCTGTGGTCGCTGATCCTGCCGCACATCGCGTTCTCGCTGCCGTTCGCGATCTGGATGCTGCGGGGGTTCGTGAAGGCCGTTCCGGAAGCCCTGGAGGAGGCCGCGTACATCGACGGGGCGAGCAGGGCGCGCTTTCTGTGGCAGATCCTTTTCCCGCTCGTCCTGCCGGGCCTGGTGGCCACGAGCGTGTTTTCCTTCATCTCCACCTGGAACGACTTCCTGTTCGCCAGGTCCTTCATCATCAGCGACATCTCGCAGTCGACCCTGCCGATGGCGCTGCTGGTCTTCTACAAACCCGACGAGCCGGACTGGGGCGGGGTCATGGCCGCGTCCACGGTGATGACGATTCCGGTGCTGGTCTTCTTCGTACTCGTGCAGCGGCGTCTGGTCTCCGGACTGGGCGGCGCGGTAAAGGACTGA
- a CDS encoding molybdopterin cofactor-binding domain-containing protein, with protein sequence MSNEAATAQAAEAAPEPEPLPHGLGASLPAADARAKTEGTFPYAADLWAEGLLWAAVLRSPHPHARIMSIDTTHAREMPGVRAVVTHEDVPGSPLHGRGTADRPVFASEVVRHHGEPIAAVAADHPDTARMAAAAVIVEYEVLDPVTDPEQAFEAEPLHPDGNLIRHIPLRHGDPEAAGDVVVEGLYRIGRQDPAPIGAEAGLAVPRPDGGVELYLASTDPHGDRDTAAAAFGLEPERVKVVVTGVPGATADREDRSFQLPLGLLALRTGCPVKLAATREESFLGHAHRHPTLLRYRHHADAEGKLVKVEAQILLDAGAYADTSSDALAAAVAFACGPYVVPNAFIEGWAVRTNNPPSGHVRGEGAMQVCAAYEAQMDKLAKKLGVDPAELRLRNVMATGDVLPTGQTVTCPAPVAELLEAVRDFPLPPLPKDTPEDEWLLPGGPEGAGEPGAVRRGVGYGIGMVHMLGAEGADEVSTATVKVHDGVATVLCAAVETGQGFTTLARQIVQETLGIDEVHVAPVDTDQPPAGAGCRGRHTWVSGGAVERAAKMVRTQLLQPLAHKFGMSTELLQITDGKITSYDGVLSTTVTEAMEGKELWATAQCRPHPTEPLDGSGQGDAFVGLSFCAVRAVVDVDIELGSVRVVELAVAQDVGRVLNPAQLAARIEAGVTQGVGIALTENLRTPRGLIRHPDLTGYALPTALDAPDIRIVQLVEERDVVAPFGAKAVSAVPVVTSPAAIASAVRAATGRPVNRLPIRPQAAVVTGG encoded by the coding sequence GTGAGCAACGAAGCAGCCACCGCACAGGCCGCGGAGGCCGCCCCCGAGCCGGAACCGCTCCCGCACGGACTCGGCGCCTCCCTCCCGGCCGCCGACGCCCGCGCCAAGACCGAGGGCACCTTCCCGTACGCCGCCGACCTGTGGGCCGAGGGCCTGCTGTGGGCGGCCGTGCTGCGCTCGCCCCACCCGCACGCGCGCATCATGTCCATCGACACCACCCACGCGCGCGAGATGCCCGGCGTCCGCGCGGTCGTCACCCACGAGGACGTCCCCGGCTCGCCGCTGCACGGCCGCGGCACGGCCGACCGCCCGGTCTTCGCCTCCGAGGTGGTGCGCCACCACGGCGAGCCCATCGCCGCCGTCGCCGCCGACCACCCGGACACCGCCCGGATGGCCGCCGCCGCCGTCATCGTCGAGTACGAGGTGCTCGACCCGGTGACCGACCCGGAGCAGGCGTTCGAGGCCGAGCCGCTGCACCCCGACGGCAACCTGATCCGGCACATCCCGCTGCGCCACGGCGACCCCGAGGCGGCCGGTGACGTCGTCGTCGAGGGCCTGTACCGCATCGGCCGCCAGGACCCCGCCCCCATCGGCGCCGAGGCCGGTCTCGCCGTGCCCCGCCCGGACGGCGGCGTCGAGCTGTACCTGGCGTCCACCGATCCGCACGGCGACCGGGACACGGCCGCCGCGGCCTTCGGCCTGGAACCCGAACGGGTGAAGGTCGTCGTCACCGGGGTCCCCGGCGCGACGGCCGACCGCGAGGACCGGAGCTTCCAGCTCCCGCTCGGCCTGCTGGCCCTGAGGACCGGCTGCCCGGTGAAACTCGCCGCCACGCGCGAGGAGTCCTTCCTGGGCCACGCCCACCGCCACCCCACCCTGCTGCGCTACCGCCACCACGCCGACGCCGAGGGCAAGCTGGTCAAGGTCGAGGCGCAGATCCTGCTCGACGCGGGCGCCTACGCCGACACCTCCTCCGACGCCCTGGCCGCCGCCGTCGCCTTCGCCTGCGGGCCGTACGTCGTCCCGAACGCCTTCATCGAGGGCTGGGCCGTGCGCACCAACAACCCGCCCTCCGGCCATGTGCGCGGCGAGGGCGCCATGCAGGTGTGCGCCGCCTACGAGGCGCAGATGGACAAGCTGGCCAAGAAGCTCGGCGTCGACCCGGCGGAGCTGCGGCTGCGCAACGTCATGGCCACCGGCGACGTCCTGCCCACCGGCCAGACCGTGACCTGCCCGGCCCCGGTCGCCGAACTCCTCGAGGCGGTACGGGACTTCCCGCTGCCGCCGCTGCCCAAGGACACCCCCGAGGACGAGTGGCTGCTGCCCGGCGGCCCCGAGGGCGCGGGCGAACCCGGCGCGGTGCGGCGGGGCGTGGGCTACGGCATCGGCATGGTGCACATGCTCGGCGCGGAGGGCGCCGACGAGGTGTCCACGGCCACCGTGAAGGTCCACGACGGCGTGGCCACGGTGCTGTGCGCGGCCGTGGAGACCGGCCAGGGGTTCACCACGCTGGCCCGGCAGATCGTCCAGGAGACGCTCGGCATCGACGAGGTGCACGTGGCGCCCGTGGACACCGACCAGCCGCCGGCGGGCGCGGGCTGCCGCGGCCGGCACACCTGGGTCTCGGGCGGCGCGGTGGAGCGCGCGGCGAAGATGGTCCGCACCCAGCTCCTGCAGCCCCTCGCCCACAAGTTCGGCATGTCCACCGAGCTGCTCCAGATCACCGACGGCAAGATCACCTCGTACGACGGCGTGCTGTCCACGACCGTGACCGAGGCGATGGAAGGCAAGGAGCTGTGGGCCACGGCCCAGTGCCGCCCGCACCCGACCGAGCCCCTGGACGGGTCCGGACAGGGCGACGCCTTCGTCGGCCTGTCCTTCTGCGCCGTCCGCGCGGTGGTCGACGTCGACATCGAGCTCGGCTCGGTCCGGGTCGTCGAACTGGCGGTCGCCCAGGACGTGGGCCGGGTGCTGAACCCCGCCCAGCTGGCCGCCCGGATCGAGGCGGGCGTGACGCAGGGCGTGGGCATCGCGCTCACCGAGAACCTGCGCACCCCGCGCGGTCTGATCCGCCACCCCGACCTGACCGGATACGCCCTCCCGACCGCGCTGGACGCCCCGGACATCCGGATCGTGCAGCTGGTCGAGGAGCGGGACGTGGTCGCCCCCTTCGGCGCGAAGGCGGTCAGCGCGGTGCCGGTGGTGACCTCCCCGGCGGCCATCGCCTCCGCCGTCCGGGCCGCCACGGGCCGCCCGGTGAACCGCCTGCCGATCCGCCCGCAGGCCGCGGTGGTGACCGGCGGCTGA